In the Candidatus Poribacteria bacterium genome, one interval contains:
- a CDS encoding endonuclease III domain-containing protein yields MQILCEGNITEKLFTLYNQLLAQHGNRKWWPADTPFEVALGAILTQATSWRNVEKAMDNLKNAGAFTAEEIASISQSALERLIRPSRYFRMKAQKVRAFVEHIAERPMHVMFTQEVPELREELLSIYGVGPETADTIILYAAGKPSFVVDSYTYRLFSRLGWVTGRYDYDKLRALFMDNLPHDVDLFNEYHALIVGHGARVCHKKTPNCQECRLQTSCAYYQSSE; encoded by the coding sequence ATGCAAATTCTATGTGAAGGCAATATTACCGAAAAACTGTTTACACTCTATAACCAACTGCTTGCACAACACGGAAACCGCAAGTGGTGGCCCGCGGACACACCTTTTGAAGTTGCACTCGGTGCTATTCTAACGCAAGCGACGTCGTGGCGCAACGTCGAAAAAGCGATGGACAATCTCAAAAACGCTGGTGCGTTTACAGCTGAGGAGATAGCGTCTATCAGTCAATCGGCGTTGGAACGACTTATCCGGCCCTCACGCTATTTTCGGATGAAGGCGCAGAAGGTGCGGGCATTCGTCGAACATATCGCGGAACGTCCTATGCACGTGATGTTTACGCAGGAGGTCCCCGAATTGCGTGAAGAACTACTCTCCATCTACGGTGTCGGTCCTGAGACAGCGGATACGATTATCCTCTACGCCGCTGGTAAACCGAGTTTTGTGGTTGATTCCTATACCTATAGGCTCTTTTCGCGGTTGGGATGGGTTACAGGAAGATACGACTATGATAAACTCCGAGCACTGTTTATGGACAACCTTCCTCACGATGTCGATCTGTTCAATGAATACCATGCGCTGATTGTTGGGCACGGTGCGAGAGTCTGCCACAAAAAGACACCGAACTGCCAAGAGTGTCGCTTACAGACATCGTGTGCCTATTACCAGTCGTCTGAATAA